From Aristaeella lactis, the proteins below share one genomic window:
- a CDS encoding bifunctional metallophosphatase/5'-nucleotidase, whose translation MRKLLGILLSLCLLLGCCAGFAEEADWSSADYAAKANIQYELAKDYTGKTVILHSNDVHGQIDGYAYIAGLRDYFKSLGAEVILADSGDFSQGTVYVSSSKGASAIDMMNAAGYSVVTLGNHEFDFGYAQLMENLSKASFPVICASVTLDETGETILPASTIITTESGLKIGFVGVETPETVTKVNPGLINMITFAAFDKLYETTQNAVDAIRADADLVIGLFHLGVDAESKVNGYRSVDALARVTGIDMVLDGHSHTVMTAGQDGQSIQSTGTKFANIGVVVIDNESKGIESNFLIPTYIGSKLYSFKYIDQTVLAAAQEITAKVDEEYNTVFAATDVLLNGDKAPGNRTEETNLGDLITDAMVWSVVKEGGIEQVEPNAVVGITNGGGIRAAIAAGDITKKDINTVLPFGNTVAVVYVTGAELLEALEASTFCTPDAIGGYPQTSGIEWTLDTTKAFDQGNVYTLDGKESSYFAPASINRVTITKINGEPFNPEATYAVVTNNFCAAGGDTYNVFARSSASFDTGIPMDEAVMAYVAEVLQGKVTAEAYGQPRGSETQIK comes from the coding sequence ATGAGGAAACTTCTTGGTATTCTGTTGTCCCTGTGTCTTCTGCTGGGTTGCTGCGCCGGCTTTGCGGAGGAAGCTGACTGGTCTTCCGCGGATTACGCCGCGAAAGCGAACATCCAGTATGAACTGGCCAAGGACTACACCGGCAAGACCGTCATCCTGCATTCCAACGACGTACACGGTCAGATCGACGGTTATGCCTATATCGCCGGCCTGCGCGATTACTTCAAATCCCTGGGCGCTGAAGTGATCCTGGCCGACTCCGGCGACTTCAGCCAGGGCACCGTTTATGTCAGTTCCAGCAAGGGCGCTTCCGCCATTGACATGATGAATGCCGCCGGCTACTCCGTCGTCACCCTGGGCAACCACGAATTCGACTTCGGTTATGCCCAGCTGATGGAAAACCTGTCCAAAGCCAGCTTCCCGGTGATCTGCGCCAGCGTCACGCTGGATGAGACCGGTGAGACCATCCTCCCCGCTTCCACCATCATCACCACTGAAAGCGGCCTGAAGATCGGCTTCGTCGGCGTGGAGACTCCCGAAACCGTCACCAAGGTCAATCCCGGTCTGATCAACATGATCACCTTTGCCGCCTTTGACAAGCTTTATGAAACCACCCAGAATGCCGTGGATGCGATCCGTGCTGACGCGGACCTCGTGATCGGTCTGTTCCACCTGGGTGTTGACGCTGAATCCAAGGTAAACGGCTACCGTTCCGTTGACGCGCTGGCCAGGGTGACCGGCATCGATATGGTACTCGACGGCCACAGCCACACCGTCATGACCGCCGGCCAGGACGGCCAGTCCATCCAGTCCACCGGCACCAAGTTCGCCAACATCGGCGTCGTGGTCATTGACAACGAATCCAAGGGAATCGAAAGCAATTTCCTGATCCCGACCTACATCGGTTCCAAGCTGTACAGCTTTAAGTACATTGACCAGACAGTCCTGGCTGCTGCCCAGGAGATCACCGCTAAAGTAGATGAGGAATACAACACTGTATTCGCTGCCACCGATGTCCTGCTCAACGGTGATAAAGCTCCCGGAAACCGTACTGAAGAAACCAACCTGGGCGACCTGATCACCGACGCCATGGTCTGGTCTGTTGTGAAGGAAGGCGGCATTGAACAGGTTGAACCCAATGCGGTTGTTGGTATCACCAACGGCGGCGGCATCCGTGCTGCCATCGCGGCGGGCGATATCACCAAGAAGGATATCAACACCGTGCTGCCCTTTGGCAACACCGTTGCCGTGGTTTATGTCACCGGTGCCGAATTGCTTGAAGCTCTCGAAGCTTCCACCTTCTGCACACCTGACGCGATCGGCGGTTATCCCCAGACCTCCGGTATCGAGTGGACCCTCGACACCACCAAAGCCTTCGACCAGGGAAATGTATACACGCTTGACGGCAAGGAAAGCAGCTACTTTGCTCCCGCTTCCATCAACCGTGTCACCATCACCAAGATCAACGGTGAGCCCTTCAATCCGGAAGCCACCTATGCGGTTGTGACCAACAACTTCTGCGCTGCCGGCGGCGATACCTACAATGTATTTGCCCGTTCCAGCGCCAGCTTCGACACCGGTATCCCGATGGACGAAGCGGTTATGGCTTACGTCGCTGAAGTGCTCCAGGGCAAGGTCACTGCGGAAGCCTATGGCCAGCCCCGCGGTTCCGAAACCCAGATCAAATAA